Proteins encoded by one window of Brevibacterium atlanticum:
- a CDS encoding cysteine hydrolase family protein: MTTNTSQKPHPTTALIVIDMEQGFLDPSWGAPHDLDGCRTNVAALIADYTAQGLPIVLVRHDSTRPHSPLRIGQPGNDFFPEVAAAVPDLLVTKTVNSSFLGTPDLAEWLRERGIDAIVLAGIQTNMCVETTARMGGNLGFTVTVALDATTTFPLSATGSTPNSPSLSAEQLIEATAVNLSGGGFAEVTTTESLLSRQARSV, encoded by the coding sequence ATGACTACGAACACCTCGCAGAAGCCACACCCGACCACGGCGCTCATCGTCATCGACATGGAGCAGGGATTCCTCGACCCCAGCTGGGGAGCCCCTCACGATCTCGACGGGTGCCGGACGAACGTGGCCGCACTCATCGCCGACTACACCGCACAGGGGCTTCCGATCGTGCTTGTCCGCCATGACAGCACGCGCCCCCACTCGCCGTTGCGCATCGGCCAGCCCGGAAACGACTTCTTCCCCGAGGTCGCCGCCGCCGTTCCCGATCTGTTGGTGACGAAGACCGTCAACTCCTCATTCCTCGGCACTCCGGACCTTGCCGAGTGGCTGCGCGAACGCGGCATCGATGCGATCGTCCTGGCGGGAATCCAGACGAACATGTGCGTCGAGACCACGGCCCGAATGGGCGGAAACCTCGGGTTCACGGTGACGGTCGCTCTCGACGCGACGACGACCTTCCCGCTCAGCGCGACCGGCAGCACACCGAACTCGCCCTCGCTGAGCGCGGAGCAGCTCATCGAGGCCACTGCGGTCAATCTCTCCGGCGGCGGTTTCGCCGAGGTGACGACGACCGAGTCGCTGCTCTCGCGGCAGGCGCGTTCAGTCTGA
- a CDS encoding universal stress protein has product MTILIGYLPAPEGEAALRAGFAEAKLRSSAAVVINSQRRGASGTPTEIGPDEIKRIVDLGKESDVDVEVLQPDHEDDLPGTLNDLAVEYRAQLIVIGLRKRSAIGKFILGSQAQRILLEAEVPVLTAKA; this is encoded by the coding sequence ATGACGATTCTCATTGGCTACCTGCCCGCTCCCGAGGGTGAGGCCGCTCTGCGTGCGGGATTCGCGGAGGCCAAACTGCGGTCGAGCGCTGCCGTCGTGATCAACTCACAACGCCGTGGTGCCAGCGGAACCCCGACCGAGATCGGTCCCGACGAGATCAAACGGATCGTCGACCTCGGCAAGGAATCCGACGTCGATGTCGAGGTGCTCCAGCCCGACCACGAGGACGACCTGCCCGGCACCCTCAACGACCTCGCCGTCGAATACCGGGCCCAGCTCATCGTCATCGGACTGCGCAAACGCTCGGCGATCGGCAAGTTCATCCTCGGCTCGCAGGCCCAACGCATCCTCCTCGAGGCCGAGGTTCCGGTGCTGACCGCAAAGGCCTGA
- a CDS encoding inositol monophosphatase family protein, protein MRTESDTLPAEIADRPLIRIAADLSLMAWEQMQGYRPLLGTSLDARVVDTKTSPNDLVTEADAQIEALVRGYLAQVRPGDLMVGEEGSPALDPVEFFSAGFLGRLHAYDAAGSALADLSDGGPALEWHVDPIDGTVNFVRGIEYHAFSVGVCESSESDRGLGLGRWLAGLVASPGLDVTWLAAEHLGAYRVSGRLADHFEASAGIPAQRLRGTPAGLSGRLLATGLAYTGDNRGPQLAKLENLMQGYDDLRRCGSAAIDLCMVAEGRVNSYAERGLGIYDYAGGAVIVEEAGLHVSRGGAGGPTAAADTRDEVDRLVGAI, encoded by the coding sequence ATGCGAACTGAGTCCGACACCCTGCCTGCCGAGATCGCCGACCGCCCCCTCATCCGCATCGCCGCCGACCTCTCTCTGATGGCGTGGGAACAGATGCAGGGCTATCGGCCGCTGCTCGGTACCAGCCTCGATGCCCGGGTCGTCGACACGAAGACCTCGCCCAATGACCTCGTCACCGAGGCTGATGCGCAGATCGAAGCGCTGGTCCGCGGCTATCTCGCGCAGGTTCGTCCCGGCGACCTCATGGTCGGCGAAGAGGGTTCGCCCGCGCTCGACCCGGTCGAGTTCTTCTCCGCCGGATTCCTCGGTCGCCTCCACGCCTACGACGCAGCAGGATCAGCCCTTGCCGACCTCAGCGACGGCGGACCCGCGCTCGAATGGCACGTCGACCCCATCGACGGGACCGTCAATTTCGTCCGCGGCATCGAGTACCACGCCTTCTCCGTCGGTGTCTGCGAGAGTTCGGAGTCGGATCGAGGTCTCGGGCTCGGCCGGTGGCTCGCGGGGCTCGTCGCCTCACCCGGACTCGACGTCACCTGGCTGGCTGCCGAGCACCTCGGCGCCTACCGGGTCTCCGGCAGACTCGCCGACCACTTCGAGGCGTCGGCGGGCATCCCTGCGCAGCGGCTGCGCGGCACCCCGGCCGGACTCTCGGGCCGGCTGCTCGCCACAGGGTTGGCCTACACCGGAGACAACCGCGGCCCGCAGCTGGCCAAGCTCGAGAACCTCATGCAGGGCTATGACGATCTGCGGCGCTGCGGGTCGGCCGCGATCGACTTGTGCATGGTCGCCGAGGGGCGTGTGAATTCCTATGCCGAACGGGGCCTGGGAATCTACGACTACGCCGGCGGGGCGGTCATCGTCGAAGAGGCCGGACTCCATGTCAGCCGCGGGGGAGCGGGCGGGCCGACCGCGGCTGCCGATACTCGGGACGAGGTCGACCGGCTCGTGGGCGCCATCTGA
- a CDS encoding GlxA family transcriptional regulator, with product MDAVTDSATGSNQGTGRAGLRVDILVFEQARMYDLATALEVFSDRSDRGLPRHDVRLVGSQPRVSCDSGATVELTGFADVPDLLIVPGSDRRLGRLDEEELAWIRRAHEGGAIVAGLCTGAFALAEAGLLDGRRATTHWRFASALGERFPTVDVAADEIFVGGDGVWTSAGVSAGADLLIHLVESVFGATVAGAVARSMVIPLRRSGNQAQFIDHEVESSAAEDFRLLEDRVRSKPYEDWSVARFATELGLSKRTCYRTFASLLGTSPHDWLIGLRLDVARLLLESTSAPIEIVAADSGMGTQDNLRKHFASRFGLSPRDYRARFAPAV from the coding sequence ATGGATGCTGTCACCGATTCTGCCACGGGCTCAAACCAAGGCACGGGAAGGGCGGGACTGCGCGTCGACATCCTCGTGTTCGAGCAGGCGCGGATGTACGACCTCGCGACGGCGCTCGAGGTGTTCTCCGACCGCAGCGATCGCGGACTGCCGCGCCATGATGTGCGCCTGGTCGGATCGCAGCCACGGGTGTCCTGCGACTCGGGCGCAACAGTCGAACTCACCGGTTTTGCCGATGTCCCGGATCTCCTCATCGTTCCCGGGTCGGACAGGAGATTGGGCCGCCTCGATGAGGAGGAACTCGCATGGATCCGGCGAGCCCACGAAGGCGGAGCGATCGTCGCAGGCCTGTGCACGGGCGCGTTTGCGCTCGCCGAGGCGGGACTGCTCGATGGTCGACGAGCCACGACGCACTGGAGATTCGCCTCGGCGCTGGGTGAACGGTTCCCTACGGTCGACGTAGCCGCTGACGAGATCTTCGTCGGCGGTGACGGTGTCTGGACCTCGGCCGGGGTCAGTGCCGGGGCGGACCTGCTGATCCACCTCGTGGAGTCGGTCTTCGGGGCGACTGTTGCCGGTGCCGTCGCACGGTCGATGGTGATTCCGCTGCGCCGGTCGGGTAACCAAGCACAGTTCATCGACCATGAAGTCGAGAGCAGCGCAGCCGAGGACTTCCGCCTGCTCGAAGACCGCGTGAGGTCGAAGCCGTATGAGGACTGGTCTGTGGCGCGGTTCGCCACGGAACTCGGGCTTTCGAAGCGCACCTGCTATCGGACGTTCGCATCGCTGCTGGGCACCAGCCCGCACGACTGGCTGATCGGTCTGCGGCTCGACGTGGCCAGACTGCTGCTCGAGTCCACCTCGGCGCCGATCGAGATCGTCGCGGCCGATTCGGGCATGGGAACACAGGACAATCTGCGCAAGCACTTCGCCTCTCGGTTCGGGCTCAGTCCGCGGGACTATCGCGCGCGCTTCGCCCCGGCAGTCTGA
- a CDS encoding acyltransferase family protein, whose product MPRSFLAQARKVDAATPDTRSREVDFLRAAAITVVVLGHWTIIAVSATGGINPHGLLDQARWTHPLTWVFQVMPIFFLVGGYSNALSWRSARRKNTGYAEWLRTRLRRLGLPLIPLLLTWLVTCVIALAAGAAPAAVQLASQMALVPTWFLAAYLLVVIVAPPCLLLWERWGWWSIILGIGLAGVVDVISIVTDSTLAGYPNYLLVWASFHQFGYAWLDGRLSSIKRCLLLFVIGAVGLGLLVGLGPYPVSMITAGTDAISNSSPTRVTMAFLGMAQAGIVLMLQRPLARLLRSPGLWFLTVLVNQRIMTWFLWHLTALTALANVFIGLGADALLPTPLTGIWWLTRPLWALALLAITGVLVFVFGRFESPASDDRPAPPMWMPIAASVAICAGLAIMADTGMVNEDGVTWIWPLLPLVGMLAFGVVRLPGRRTSAQS is encoded by the coding sequence ATGCCCCGTTCGTTCCTGGCCCAGGCCCGCAAGGTCGATGCGGCCACCCCGGACACGCGCAGCCGCGAGGTCGACTTCCTGCGGGCGGCGGCGATCACCGTCGTCGTGCTCGGCCACTGGACGATCATCGCCGTCAGCGCGACCGGCGGCATCAACCCGCACGGGCTGCTCGACCAGGCCCGGTGGACGCACCCGCTGACCTGGGTGTTCCAGGTGATGCCGATCTTCTTCCTCGTCGGCGGCTACTCCAACGCACTGTCGTGGCGGTCGGCCAGGCGCAAGAACACCGGCTACGCCGAATGGCTGCGCACCCGTCTGCGTCGCCTGGGTCTGCCGCTCATCCCGCTGCTGCTGACCTGGTTGGTCACCTGCGTCATCGCCCTGGCCGCCGGTGCCGCACCCGCCGCCGTGCAGCTGGCCTCGCAGATGGCTCTCGTGCCGACGTGGTTCCTCGCCGCGTATCTGCTCGTCGTCATCGTCGCCCCGCCCTGCCTGCTGCTGTGGGAGCGATGGGGCTGGTGGTCGATCATCCTCGGCATCGGATTGGCCGGAGTCGTCGATGTCATCAGCATCGTCACCGACAGCACGCTCGCCGGCTACCCGAACTACCTGCTCGTGTGGGCCAGCTTCCATCAGTTCGGCTACGCGTGGCTCGACGGACGACTCTCGAGCATCAAGCGCTGTCTGCTGCTGTTCGTCATCGGGGCGGTCGGTCTCGGGCTTCTCGTCGGGCTCGGACCGTACCCGGTCTCGATGATCACCGCCGGCACTGACGCCATCTCGAACTCGTCACCGACCCGCGTAACCATGGCCTTCCTCGGCATGGCCCAGGCCGGCATCGTGCTCATGCTCCAGCGCCCGCTCGCGAGACTGCTGCGCAGTCCCGGTCTGTGGTTCCTCACCGTCCTGGTCAACCAGCGCATCATGACCTGGTTCCTCTGGCACCTGACCGCCCTGACGGCGTTGGCCAACGTCTTCATCGGCCTCGGCGCCGATGCCCTGCTGCCGACCCCGCTGACCGGGATCTGGTGGCTGACCCGTCCGCTGTGGGCGCTCGCCCTGCTGGCGATCACCGGAGTGCTCGTCTTCGTCTTCGGCCGTTTCGAATCACCGGCCTCCGATGACCGGCCCGCACCGCCGATGTGGATGCCGATCGCCGCCTCGGTGGCCATCTGCGCGGGGTTGGCGATCATGGCAGACACCGGGATGGTCAACGAGGACGGAGTGACCTGGATCTGGCCGCTGCTGCCCTTGGTCGGTATGCTCGCCTTCGGCGTCGTCCGCCTGCCCGGCCGCCGCACGAGCGCCCAGAGCTGA
- a CDS encoding FAD-binding and (Fe-S)-binding domain-containing protein, translated as MTTMAHPTGANRATIDEDESSTSLPAALDAEFRAAGIDDFSIEKTDRAAYSSDASLFRLVPAAIVFPRNEGDVRATLGIARRRGVPITSRGAGTSIAGNAIGRGIILDFSRHMNAVLDLDPDEQSAWVQAGCVHAHLQKQAKPHGLRFGPDPSTHTRCTIGGMVGNNACGPRALGYGRTGDNILALTVMLIDGTVVTLDDSDASAIFPRLHELVAGNLGTIRTNFGTFSRQVSGYGLESLLPENGFDVRRAFAGTEGTWGIVLAAKMRLVKDPSHTSAVVLGYEDMVAAAHDAPLLKDFPVAACEGLDSRMLARVIETKGAEAVPTLPEGAGWLVVELTGEDEAALTQETQRLITESQSLDSAVLDAAAAAEVWAIRADGAGLVSRTPDGRDAHAGWEDSAVPVDHLGDYLHDLMDLLDEHGLWGIPYGHFGDGCLHMRVDFPLEDPDGPQIMRDFMVAATKLVARYGGSVSGEHGDGRARSELLRLMYTPAALDLFSQVKALFDPQHLLNPGVIVDPDALNESIRLTELPLRQELPGGLAMAYEGESAGFASAVHRCTGVGKCRADSAAGGGTMCPSYQATRDERHSTRGRARVLQEMVSGDLLESRWDSPEVAEALDLCLSCKACGTECPTGTDMSTYKAEVLHQSYKGRLRPMKHYSLGFLPQLARLVTPVAPVLNRVSGLPGLSTVAKRISGIDVRRSIPQFASTTFRKWWQGAGADGRTGAEAVARSGAGARSDADARPAGSSQTAEVVLFADSWSNHFAPRILAAAVAVLERAGVSVQVIDQTVCCGLPLISTGQLDAARANLSQTIDALDATGEVPIIGVEPSCLATLKDDSRKLVADEASNRVAARVQTLAQYLLSIGAELPDLSDVEALVQPHCHQSAIFGTAADKELLARAGASSRFLGGCCGLAGNFGVEEGHYETSVAVAEVALLPALRERGVRAGEQVGSSPALAGRVATGNDREPVQTGGAVGSVREPESRMPVVLADGYSCRTQITDLSDADGVSLAELLAWGWGLEPRR; from the coding sequence ATGACGACTATGGCCCATCCCACCGGGGCGAATCGGGCGACCATCGACGAAGACGAGTCCTCGACGTCGCTGCCTGCTGCCCTCGACGCCGAATTCCGTGCCGCGGGCATCGACGATTTCAGCATCGAGAAGACGGACAGAGCCGCCTACTCCTCCGACGCCTCCCTCTTCCGACTCGTCCCCGCCGCCATCGTCTTCCCCCGCAATGAGGGCGATGTGCGGGCCACCCTGGGGATCGCGCGCCGTCGCGGGGTCCCGATCACCAGCCGTGGGGCCGGCACCTCGATCGCCGGCAATGCGATCGGACGCGGCATCATCCTCGACTTCTCCCGCCATATGAATGCCGTGCTCGATCTCGACCCGGACGAGCAGTCGGCGTGGGTGCAGGCCGGCTGCGTCCACGCCCACCTGCAGAAACAGGCGAAACCGCACGGGCTGCGGTTCGGCCCCGACCCGTCGACCCATACTCGATGCACGATCGGCGGGATGGTCGGCAACAATGCGTGCGGGCCACGGGCGCTGGGCTACGGGCGGACCGGGGACAACATCCTCGCACTCACGGTCATGCTCATCGACGGCACCGTCGTCACCCTCGACGACTCGGACGCGTCCGCGATCTTCCCCCGCCTGCACGAACTGGTGGCAGGGAACCTCGGCACCATCCGCACGAACTTCGGCACCTTCTCCCGCCAGGTCTCCGGCTACGGACTCGAGTCCCTCCTGCCGGAGAACGGCTTCGACGTCCGCCGCGCTTTCGCCGGCACCGAAGGCACCTGGGGCATCGTCCTGGCCGCGAAGATGCGCCTGGTCAAGGATCCGAGCCACACATCGGCGGTCGTGCTCGGCTATGAGGATATGGTCGCCGCCGCTCACGATGCCCCGCTGCTGAAGGACTTCCCCGTCGCCGCCTGTGAGGGCCTCGATTCGCGGATGCTCGCCCGGGTCATCGAGACCAAGGGCGCCGAGGCGGTTCCCACGCTGCCCGAGGGTGCCGGCTGGCTCGTCGTCGAACTCACCGGGGAGGACGAAGCGGCACTGACGCAGGAGACGCAGCGCCTCATCACCGAATCGCAGTCCCTGGACTCCGCCGTCCTCGATGCCGCGGCCGCCGCCGAGGTGTGGGCGATCCGCGCCGACGGCGCGGGCCTGGTCTCGCGCACCCCGGACGGACGGGACGCTCACGCGGGGTGGGAGGATTCGGCGGTTCCGGTCGACCACCTCGGCGATTATCTGCACGACCTCATGGACCTCCTCGACGAGCACGGACTGTGGGGGATTCCGTACGGGCACTTCGGTGACGGCTGTCTGCACATGCGCGTCGACTTTCCGCTCGAGGATCCGGACGGGCCCCAGATCATGCGCGATTTCATGGTCGCGGCCACCAAGCTCGTGGCCCGCTACGGCGGGTCTGTCTCCGGTGAACACGGAGACGGTCGCGCCCGGTCGGAGCTGCTGCGTCTCATGTATACCCCTGCCGCGCTCGATCTGTTCTCCCAGGTCAAGGCGCTCTTCGATCCTCAGCATCTGCTCAATCCCGGGGTCATCGTCGATCCGGACGCACTCAACGAATCGATCCGTCTGACCGAGTTGCCGTTGCGGCAGGAGCTGCCCGGTGGACTGGCGATGGCGTATGAGGGCGAATCGGCGGGCTTCGCCTCGGCGGTGCATCGGTGCACCGGTGTCGGCAAATGCCGCGCGGATTCGGCGGCCGGCGGCGGGACGATGTGCCCGTCCTACCAGGCCACGCGCGATGAACGGCATTCGACCAGGGGGCGTGCCCGGGTCCTGCAGGAGATGGTGTCTGGGGATCTGCTCGAATCCCGGTGGGATTCGCCCGAGGTCGCCGAGGCCCTCGATCTGTGCCTGTCGTGCAAGGCCTGCGGCACCGAGTGTCCGACGGGCACGGACATGTCCACGTACAAGGCCGAGGTGCTCCACCAGTCCTACAAGGGGCGGCTGCGGCCGATGAAGCATTACTCGCTCGGGTTCCTTCCGCAGCTCGCGCGCCTGGTCACACCGGTGGCGCCGGTGCTCAACCGGGTATCGGGGCTGCCGGGACTGTCGACGGTGGCGAAGCGGATCTCGGGCATCGATGTCCGCCGGTCGATCCCGCAGTTCGCGTCGACGACGTTCCGGAAGTGGTGGCAGGGTGCGGGTGCGGATGGCCGCACCGGCGCCGAGGCGGTCGCGCGGTCAGGTGCGGGGGCCCGGTCGGACGCGGACGCCCGGCCTGCGGGATCGTCGCAGACCGCCGAGGTGGTGCTGTTCGCCGATTCATGGTCGAACCACTTCGCCCCGCGCATCCTCGCGGCGGCCGTGGCCGTGCTCGAGCGGGCGGGGGTGAGCGTGCAGGTGATCGACCAGACGGTCTGCTGTGGTCTGCCGCTCATCTCGACCGGTCAGCTCGATGCCGCCCGTGCGAATCTGTCGCAGACGATCGATGCCCTCGATGCCACTGGGGAGGTGCCGATCATCGGCGTCGAGCCCTCCTGCCTGGCCACACTCAAGGACGATTCACGCAAACTCGTCGCCGATGAGGCGTCGAACCGGGTGGCGGCTCGCGTGCAGACCTTGGCCCAGTATCTGCTGAGCATCGGCGCGGAACTGCCGGATCTCTCCGACGTCGAGGCGCTCGTTCAGCCGCACTGCCACCAGTCGGCGATCTTCGGCACCGCGGCGGACAAGGAGCTGCTGGCCAGGGCTGGGGCGAGCAGTCGGTTCCTCGGCGGGTGCTGCGGCCTGGCTGGAAACTTCGGCGTCGAGGAGGGCCACTATGAGACCTCGGTCGCCGTTGCCGAGGTGGCCTTGCTGCCCGCGCTGCGGGAGCGGGGTGTGCGGGCCGGCGAGCAAGTCGGGTCTTCCCCTGCCCTCGCCGGTCGCGTTGCGACGGGGAACGACAGGGAGCCGGTTCAGACCGGTGGCGCTGTCGGGTCTGTCCGCGAACCCGAGTCGCGGATGCCAGTCGTACTCGCCGACGGCTATTCGTGCCGGACGCAGATCACGGATCTCAGCGACGCCGATGGCGTGTCGCTGGCCGAGCTGCTGGCGTGGGGGTGGGGGCTGGAACCGCGCCGCTGA
- a CDS encoding amidohydrolase, with protein sequence MRLFSNAVVRTFAPTSAPGTPIDEAATTTDSEPHPGGIDTGNIDTPPDAILVDGETIVAVGTRAELLDIAAAESSTTAALASAGGVGATAVIPGLEIDEIDCGGQVILPGFVDGHMHSIAYADSLTDLDLSQTRSLAEAVAAIRERADGLPVGTWVVGSGWDLNKWEDPSYPDRKLLDAEVPDHPVAMWSLDLHTLWTNAHALEIAGIDAQTPDPSGGSFVHDESGQLTGLVREDATDLVARFIPEPSREEQVERLATTQELFLSQGLTGIHDFDGIASTLGWNDLREADRQDLRVTLYLRGPEVPWAIETGWHTGDGDDWLQCGGLKLFSDGALGSHTSHMSSAFPDTDGETENFGIAQMTEDELFEQARLATEAGISVAIHAIGDQANHHVLAVFERLCDITSAAEERFERPMRHRVEHAQFIQPADVARFAELGVLASMQPRHCISDLHLLHLIDESAQLAAYAWPDLLDAGAHVVFGSDGPVEPANPFAAIYAAMTRADISGDASTAFQPRRRLTAVEAIRLHTQGPAFAAGLEDRRGYLASGMDADFIVVDTDPCVADGLSAEAAGRDAGESDGLLGYDSEEALFAHAEAIRDTRVALTVVGGEIKYRA encoded by the coding sequence ATGCGTCTGTTCTCCAACGCCGTCGTGCGCACCTTCGCACCCACATCTGCCCCCGGCACGCCCATCGACGAGGCGGCCACCACCACGGATTCCGAGCCCCACCCCGGCGGCATCGACACGGGCAACATCGACACACCGCCCGATGCCATCCTCGTCGACGGGGAGACCATCGTCGCCGTCGGCACCCGGGCCGAACTGCTCGACATCGCCGCCGCGGAATCATCGACGACGGCGGCGCTCGCCTCGGCGGGTGGGGTCGGTGCGACTGCGGTCATTCCCGGCCTCGAGATCGACGAGATCGACTGCGGCGGGCAGGTCATCCTCCCCGGCTTCGTCGACGGGCACATGCATTCGATCGCCTACGCCGATTCGCTCACCGACCTCGATCTGTCCCAGACGAGATCCCTCGCCGAGGCGGTCGCGGCCATCCGCGAACGCGCCGACGGTCTCCCCGTGGGCACCTGGGTCGTCGGCTCCGGCTGGGACCTCAACAAGTGGGAGGACCCGAGCTACCCGGACCGGAAGCTCCTCGACGCCGAGGTGCCCGACCATCCCGTGGCCATGTGGTCACTCGACCTGCACACCCTGTGGACCAACGCCCATGCCCTTGAGATCGCCGGCATCGATGCACAGACTCCCGACCCGTCTGGCGGCAGCTTCGTCCACGACGAGTCAGGGCAGCTCACAGGCCTCGTGCGCGAGGATGCCACCGACCTCGTCGCCCGCTTCATCCCCGAACCCAGCCGGGAGGAACAGGTCGAACGCCTCGCCACCACGCAGGAACTGTTCCTGTCGCAGGGGCTGACCGGCATCCACGACTTCGACGGCATCGCCTCGACACTGGGATGGAACGACCTGCGGGAGGCCGACCGGCAGGACCTGCGCGTCACCCTCTACCTGCGCGGACCCGAGGTACCGTGGGCGATCGAGACCGGCTGGCACACCGGTGACGGCGACGACTGGCTGCAGTGCGGCGGGCTCAAACTCTTCTCCGACGGGGCACTCGGCTCGCACACCTCGCACATGTCCTCGGCCTTTCCCGACACCGACGGCGAGACCGAGAACTTCGGCATCGCGCAGATGACTGAAGACGAACTCTTCGAGCAGGCCAGACTGGCCACCGAGGCCGGCATCTCCGTGGCCATCCACGCCATCGGCGACCAGGCGAACCACCATGTGCTCGCCGTGTTCGAACGGCTGTGCGACATCACGTCCGCCGCAGAGGAACGCTTCGAACGCCCCATGCGCCATCGCGTCGAACACGCCCAATTCATCCAGCCGGCCGACGTCGCCCGCTTCGCCGAGCTCGGGGTGCTCGCGTCCATGCAGCCACGGCACTGCATCTCCGACCTGCACCTCCTCCACCTCATCGACGAGTCCGCACAGCTGGCCGCCTACGCCTGGCCCGACCTGCTCGACGCCGGAGCGCACGTCGTCTTCGGCTCCGATGGTCCTGTCGAACCGGCGAACCCGTTCGCCGCGATCTACGCCGCGATGACCAGGGCCGATATCTCCGGTGACGCGAGCACCGCCTTCCAACCTCGGCGCCGGCTGACCGCCGTCGAAGCCATCCGCCTGCACACGCAGGGCCCCGCGTTCGCCGCCGGACTCGAGGACCGGCGCGGATACCTGGCGTCCGGGATGGACGCCGACTTCATCGTCGTCGATACGGACCCCTGCGTCGCCGACGGTCTGAGCGCCGAGGCGGCCGGGCGTGATGCGGGCGAATCCGACGGGCTCCTCGGTTACGATTCCGAGGAAGCCCTGTTCGCCCACGCCGAGGCGATCCGCGACACCCGTGTCGCGCTCACCGTCGTCGGAGGCGAGATCAAATACCGCGCCTGA
- a CDS encoding helix-turn-helix transcriptional regulator, which yields MHSETRLLSLLGMFASGRTYSAQELAVHFECTPRTIRRDIAELRELGYVIRSIPGTEGGYRAESRTMLPPLQLEAGEALATAVGLALLRGAGLDTANAGSATEKLRGMLPPEARTAVDGISTAVSVPEGHVPGVDLDSVITLAAAIAARTVATFDYLKRPPSWAETTATDEASAPDQKRQGSRAQRQACSPQGQARRVEPVQLVVLGGHWYLYAWDLERSDWRVFRLDRMSGVHATTFVFSSRDHPDAEAAVSSAVTSAAYRHTVVLRTDVGVEEARRWFPSRAATVAEAADGVRVTFGVDDLRWAAVMVTMTPAPFDVIEPDGLLAELTALADRARSIGQTGKSALGTGE from the coding sequence ATGCATTCAGAGACGAGGCTGCTGTCGTTGCTGGGAATGTTTGCGTCGGGCCGGACATATTCGGCGCAGGAACTCGCCGTCCACTTCGAGTGCACACCCCGGACCATCAGGCGTGACATCGCCGAGCTGCGCGAGCTCGGCTACGTCATCAGGTCCATACCGGGAACTGAGGGCGGCTACCGCGCCGAGTCCCGGACGATGCTTCCGCCTCTGCAGCTCGAGGCAGGGGAGGCGCTGGCCACCGCCGTCGGTCTCGCTCTGCTGCGCGGTGCGGGGCTGGACACCGCGAATGCGGGGTCGGCGACTGAGAAGCTGCGCGGCATGCTCCCTCCGGAGGCGCGCACGGCAGTCGATGGGATCAGCACCGCGGTCTCCGTTCCCGAAGGCCACGTCCCCGGAGTCGACCTCGACTCGGTCATCACCCTCGCAGCGGCCATCGCCGCCCGCACAGTCGCGACCTTCGACTATTTGAAACGCCCGCCGTCATGGGCAGAGACTACCGCGACCGACGAAGCGAGCGCACCCGACCAGAAGAGGCAGGGCTCCCGTGCGCAGAGGCAGGCCTGCAGTCCGCAGGGGCAGGCCCGTCGCGTCGAGCCTGTGCAGCTGGTCGTCCTGGGCGGTCATTGGTACCTCTACGCCTGGGACCTTGAGCGCAGTGATTGGCGCGTCTTCCGGCTCGATCGGATGAGCGGCGTCCACGCCACGACTTTCGTGTTCTCCTCCAGGGATCATCCCGACGCCGAGGCTGCCGTGAGTTCCGCCGTCACCTCGGCCGCGTACCGGCACACGGTGGTTCTGCGGACCGATGTGGGTGTGGAGGAAGCGAGACGGTGGTTCCCGAGCAGGGCGGCGACGGTCGCCGAGGCTGCCGACGGTGTCCGTGTCACCTTCGGTGTCGACGATCTGAGATGGGCGGCGGTGATGGTCACGATGACTCCCGCGCCTTTCGACGTCATCGAACCGGACGGGCTGTTGGCCGAACTCACGGCGCTGGCCGACAGGGCGCGGTCCATCGGTCAGACGGGGAAGTCGGCGCTGGGCACCGGCGAGTGA